GTGAGTCTTACGTGGTTATAAAGCACAAAACAATGAAACAACTGACatgatcagagttcccactggaggggttgttttttactttctccCATTGCTGTGATTTAAGAATCAGGAAGGAAACCAGGCCTCTAATGTGGATACAGCCTGCGGCTATGTGTTTAGATAAATGAATGATGGGAGTGTATCCTGCGtaagtcatttaatttctttgtatcttattttatcttctgtAGAATATTGATTCATGGAAAACTGATGGTTTTGGAAATCCCTCTTTAAAGAGAGTGTGTTTACAGCCGTGGTTATGTTCTTCTATGAACATGGATGTGTTGCCTCTCAAATCCCATGTCCTGCTTTCAGTGGACTTACTGATgaagtgtttgtgtgtgcatgtcaCAAACGCCCTCAGGAGAGTGAAAGCCATTTTCACTGAGGTCTCATTGGAAATGAGCTGGCACATGGGCTGGATATAATGCAGGCGTGCTCTGCTTTAGAGAAGACCATTCACCGACGAATTTGCAGATTGGCCTGAAGAATCAACAGAACATGATTCAATCAGAGACCCCTGGGGACTCCTCTATGCCTGCAAGTTTGGCTACAACAGGAGCGGTTATTGGCTGCATATTGATTCATATTTGACCTATCAAAGAAGCATATTAGAAGTCAATAGTGATCATCATGATCATTCCTGTTTACTTTTTCACGTGTGGCAAGATCGTCGACAACAAGTGGGAGGCCTACCTGGGGCTGCTGCAGGCCTAGTACACCAAGGGGGAATGCCCTGGATGTGTTGGGCCTGAAGTGCTACTGCTGCCACTGCAGGCTGCTGACCAACTTGGACCTGATTGAGAAGCTGCTCAACTACGTGCCCCTAGAGAAGTGACCATGCAGCTGACGCACAGTGTTTTGCCCAGAGACCTTCCCCAGGTGGAGAGCTGGAGGCCTGCCTGCCCACAGCCCTGTCCACATGTCTCCCTCTCTGGAAAGAATCATCCAATAAATGCTTTTgaagaccacaaaaaaagaaaaagaaaaagtcaacagTGATTGATTCCAAAAGAAAGCATTAATTCTTAATTCATACAAAACATTCACTGTCCTTAAAAGATTTGGAAATAAAAGTACTCAtccagagcaaaaaaaaatggaaaatacttaGCAGACTGAGTTGCTTTGAGAATTAATACTCTAGACATAAAGTGCAATATAAACCATGCATACAGCGCCTGACATAGACTCAGTGAATGATATTGAACTGAGTGGATGGATGGCAGGAGGAAGGAACGAAtgaacaaaagagagaaggaaggaagaaattagcAGAAAATTAGGACTTACACTATATGGTCTGTGACGCATAATTTGAACCACCTTAGACGAGTCTCTTAATCTGAgcatcagtttcttttcttgtaaaCAGAAGCAATGTCCACTACACTGGTTTGTTATGAGAAAGAAATTGAATACAGCAGTTAGATATGTGGTTAAAAGCACATGACAGTCATAAGACCTGGATTGCAGATCAGGTTAAATTCAACACAATataattcatcaaatatttactgagcacttattatTTGCTTGGTATTGTATCTCCAGGTGCTGAAACTGGATGAGATGAATAAGACAGCCAGACTTGTCTCTTGGAGAGGTCTTCTTTGGGACAGAGGCCAACCCAGGTTCTGGGTCATaacacttgtttttattttatatctattcatAGTAAGTCCCCCAGTCCTAGTTGAGTTGCCCCAATCCTTGCCCATAAGAAACTCATAGTccaggaattccagttgtggctcagtagaaacgaatctgactagtatctatgaggatgcaggttcgatccctggccttgctcagtgggttaaggatccggcgttgccgtgagctatggtgtaggttgcagatgcggctcggatctggtgttgctgtggctgtagtacaggccagcagctgtggctccaattcgacccctagcctgggaacctccatataccatggatacagccctaaaaggacaaaaagaaagaaacaaactcagtcTATTAGTCTACACCAAAAATTCCAAAGCAGCCTGGTATATGCAGCAATGGTGGCACATTTGTGTATGAAGGAAATGTGGAGAGGCTGACAACTGTAGTAGGGGAGTTGGGTAAAGGGTCCTAAAGGGGATGATGTCTGCTGAacaataaaaaggagttcctatatatataaaaagtggAGAAGGGTATTTCAGATAACAGGAAGCATCACATGTGAAGcctaataaatagaaaattgctAGTTCTGGGTTCTGCCATTAACTAGCTCTATTGAAGGTTAATAGAATATCCTCAAATCCCACTGGaattccagttttctcatcttcgAAAATGAAG
The Sus scrofa isolate TJ Tabasco breed Duroc chromosome 1, Sscrofa11.1, whole genome shotgun sequence DNA segment above includes these coding regions:
- the LOC102164011 gene encoding LOW QUALITY PROTEIN: DNA-directed RNA polymerases I, II, and III subunit RPABC5-like (The sequence of the model RefSeq protein was modified relative to this genomic sequence to represent the inferred CDS: deleted 1 base in 1 codon; substituted 1 base at 1 genomic stop codon) produces the protein MIIPVYFFTCGKIVDNKWEAYLGLLQAXYTKGEALDVLGLKCYCCHCRLLTNLDLIEKLLNYVPLEK